AATTGTTACAAAGGAAACACGGCTTGCtttagcaaaatatttttattttaagctaatTTTTGGCCGGAAACGGCTCGAGTGTATGTGGTATGGAGCAGGCACTAATATTTCGGTTTTGTACAATCATACATGCTAGTCTTAGGTATTTACTATAAAGATCGAAAACATTAAACGCATAGAGGGTTCATAATAATACTTTGAGCTGAAGGGAACAAAAACTGACCGAAGGTTTACATAACATTAACAATGTCTACTGCAAACAACAtaagacaaaaaaaacgaAGGATTAACCAAAAATCGGTCTACAACCAATTATTAACTGTAGAATACAGACCTGGACAGCGGCTTCGCCTCTTCTTCCACGTAGTCAAAGGCTTCCTGAGCTTGCACACAGATCAGCGGATTGGGAGTGATGGGTCGAATCGGTGGGGCATTTTCCAGCAGGCCCGTGGGCAGACCAACGTGATCCGTCACAGAGGTAATGGAAATGGTAAGCACGTTTTCGGCGGTCTTGCACATGCTATCCTTTTGCTCCAACTGTCGAATTTCATCGGAGGAGCCGGGCGATTCCTCTTTCTGGTTGCCCATGACAATGCCCACCGACGGAAGGAAGGTGTTCTCGTTGTAGTTCGACTTATCCGTGCCTATCTCCACATCGGAGTCCATCTCGGGCTCGTACAAGCTGTTGTCCTGGTCATCGGTATCTGTGCTGCTGGCGCTGTGTGAATTCCGCTTCTTGCGACCCAGAACAAATACTGCCTTTTCAGCCTCTTCTCCAGATTCGATTTCGTTGCCTCCTGACTGACGCATCACTTGCGGATTTATGGTCGCTGCCAAGCTGCTGGGATGCGCTTGCTGTTGGGTGCTCGATGACTTCTTGAAGGTCTGGCCCAGTTTCGAGAACTGTCCCGCCACATTCGACAGAGCCTTGGAGCTGAACTGGACCAGCTGAGATTCAGAAAGGTTACGAGGCATGCCCTTGGGGACGTCCAGTGAGGGCAACTTGCTCTTCCTTCGCTGCAGCACACCACCCGTAACGTAGCGAACGTCTGTGTTCCCAGCATTGTCCAAGGCAATGCGGAACATCTCCACAATGGAGGTCAGGGATTCAATGAGTTCCTCCTGCGTCTTGATCACATAGGCCATGTTGTTGAAGAATCTCAAATTGGCCGACCGGAACATGTGGAAGTAGCCCTCTTGTTCCTCGACGCTGTAGTTGAGACGCAGGCAAAGATGCGCTGGAGCGGAACCATGGAAGATTTTCGTCTGCTGATGCATTCCCAACTCGATAAGACGCACCTGCGCCAGCTGCACCTTCTCAAAGCGGAAAATCTTGTCTAGCTGCGCATCGTATTCAGCCACGATGTAGCAGTCGTCCGAGAGGAGTAGTATGGAATCCACCTCCGTCTCGTTGGCATCTCCAGAGCTGAGGAGTGAAAAGTACAGAACATAGTATTTGTAAGTATGAGCATTTGTAAAGTACATATGTCGgaaaattcgaatttttctTGGCCAGAACGGTGTTTTCTACTTTCTACTTTTCTTCTCAGCCATATTGTCGGTTTCAGTTTTAGGCCTAAAAATTGACTTGACTGGACTTTACTTGCGCTGAGTACCACTTCACCAGTCTTAACAGACGAACAGGTTAACCTTCTCAAATTGTTTATGCTTCACTCACATTATGcgcgtatttaaaaaaatcgaaattacattttatacaaTACGCCTACTTACCTTGGGTCAGCATCTATAAGTCCCCAAGCTCCAACGGGATACTGAGCCGTTCCCAGCAGCAGGCGACGGCAATCTTCCACCAGCAACTTGGCATGCTCCGCGCTTTCCGTTCCATCATTTTCATCCGGAACCGCTTGGCCGCCCAAAGCACTAAGTGATTCTGAGGAGACCTGGTTACCTAGCATTAGATCGATGGTAGCCTGGCGGTAAGAGTCCTTAAAGCGCGCCAAATAATAACTGAAAGTTCGAAAAGCCTCATTAAATGGGAACCAAGAGAACACTGTTAAAGAACTAAGCGGAGTTCGTATGATGGAAAAGAGTACCTTTTGTGAAATAATAATCAAAGGATAAATAACAAGGGAAGCAACTAAAAACTTCTGCTTTTCTTGGCCATCTACATCATCTTGGCTTTCTCTCAGAGCTGCGCACCTGGTTGTTACGATGGATTCGAGTAACTGCAGCTCAGGACCCAGCACACCGGTATAATAATAGCCCCGGAGCGGGGGTCGGGACTCTGGAGTTAGAATCTGGAGGATGGTGTCCAGGACCTCGTCCTCCTGCAGCTCCTCTGCCCGTAGCAACTGGCCCTGCATCAGGTCAATGATGCACTGGCGAAACGAGTCGGCAAAGTTTTGTATGAAAAATCTACGAAGAAGTTGGGCACGGCATTAGCTACGGGTCGTTGCATCAGTGAAAGAACGTGGTTTTAGAAAGATACCCATTGCTTAGATTTGGGTTTTGAATTTTAGACGGAAAACATAGAATAGTTCTCATCAGGTTGGTGTAAATATGGGGAAACAGGCATGCAGCATTAGTAAAATGTATGAATATAGCCCAATTCTGGTTAAGAAATACGTATATGATTGCATAACAAGGCGTTTGGAGTTTTCAGTATTGATTGATTTTCTTTCCGATTATCCAAAATGTGCTGACGGCTTGTGGACGGCCAAGTcttttgcaatttgtttgattaCGAAGAAATGATGTGTCATATTGATAATGGAAAAACAATAATGAGCCAGTTAAAGTACAACAAGTAAAGGAACAGTATAGTCAAGtttcccgactattagatacccggtACTCagcttattaattttaaaataaatatgcctCAGAAAACAATTGGGTTTCAGAGGGTGCCATCTGCCGAATTGCAGCACCTCGTTTTTCAAATATCCAAAAAGTGATGATTTTTGCCAACTACTTCTAAAACTTTTCCATTAGGAAAATTTTTGTGGCTCGATAGATAGACCGAATATGGCTTACACCGCATATAACAGACATTCGCGATTTGCAGGCGTTAGTGGGCGTGGcgtcacatttttatttcagaatCTACATGTTAAAGCCCAAATCTTTGGTTTTGTAGATTCCAAGATTTCGACGTTCATACGGAAGAACAGACAAGCAAACGGACAAGGCTCGATCCTAATCCTTTTACCTGTTGTATACTCTTCAACGAATACAGTGTACCCTTTTACTCCACAAGAACACGGTATAATAATAGTGTATAGAATGTAGGATTATACGAACCGATTGGCCGAATTCATGCCGTCTTTCATCATTCCGCTTATTTTGCGTTCGCCAGTGCGTGTATAGTCTCCCTGTTGTAGAgtaagtttatatatatatatatatataccattTATACATCGAATATGTAAATACCTTCAAGGCGTTGGTGCCCGCGTACTGCCGACTTATGATATCGCCGTTGTTGGCCCATAGCACCATGAAAGGGGACTTCAATTGCTCCGGAATGGGAGTGTAGGGTGGTGAGAGTCCTAATTTTACTAGCTGAGACTCAAGAACCGCCTTTCCAATTGCTGTTTGCACCACATTTGTTCGATCCAGGCAGTCCATGCAGTTCACCCGAAACACGGACTTTTGATTGCATATCATTCCTCGCTGATCGCGCCAGTGGAAACCCATAGCGCCTGCCTCAGGGCCCACTGCATCGATCAGCGCCGAAACATTCTCGAAACGCATACCGCGGCTAGAACAAGAAACCAAAAAGCATCTCAAAATGGCTGGTCTAACATGAATGAACTCAATGCATCGTAGTCCTAAATCCCACTGAGCACCATCTCAATCCGTTTCCATATTGTTAACAGATTTTTAATCATTATCTTGAGGCACTGCAAAATAAACGCTGGAAAAGGTATTTGAAACCGTTTTGTAAGCTAATCGCCTTTAAAAAGTCTGTTCACAACACTGTAAATGGTGGTTAGTGGGATTCTGGTCTGCAGGATTTGGGTATTACCAGTAATCGTGAAAATCGAAAGTCACATATATCATCAGCTCGTTGTTGAACTTAATCACGTGGTCGACAAAGGCATCTCCGATGGTCTTCTCCTTTCCGCTCTGCTCCACCAGATTGACGATGCACACGCGCCCGTAGATCTCCAGCTCCTTGGTGAAGTGCAGCTCAAAGGCCTGTTGCGTTTCGGCCACACCACGATCGAGGCGGGGAGGTGGTCGGTACTTGTAGCCGGGCTGGCTCCAGTATATCGGCACGGAACCACGCACTTGGGTGAAGGACAACTGGTGGTGACGAAAGGAGAGTATTTGCTCCGTCTCCACGTAATTAGCGCAGTTTCCCTTCTCGTCCACTCCACGTCGCTTGTAGCTGTCAATTTAGATTGCTAATTATATTAAAGTGAAAGGAAGGCGTAACTTTAACAGAAGTACCGTGTTCCTGCTCGATGACGAGATCTTCGCGATACTAAGGCCAATGTAAAGCACTCATTGCCTATTACACAGTTCTCAACTTGCATAAATCCTTGAATGATGGGCAATATCCATGTTTTATCCTGCAGAAAAATAGGATTAACATTAATTTGTTTGACGGCTTTTCCCAGCTAGTCACCTTCAAGTCAAGCAAGTCCCGTATCATGTGCATGTTCCAAAAGAATCTTTCATCCGGCATCGACTGATTCCCCTCCAATTTGACCTCATGACGCTGCAGATTGTTGGTTATATCACAGTCGAAGCTGAAGAAGAAGCTGTCCGTCTCGTCGAATATCTTATGCAGCTCCTCGGTGATGCGCCGCTCGATGTGCTTCGGTTCCCTGATCCCCACTGAAGACTTAACTTGCTTGGTGGCCAAATTGGCAGCTTGCTGCGTGGTGTTCTTGATGGTGTTCCCGGCACTTTTTACGACGCCCCACGTCTTGTTCATACCCTCGAACAGTTTGGTGCTCTTGGAGGGGCCACCGCCGCTGGAGGGAACGCTggcattgttgtttttggagGAGACACTGTGAGTGGGCGTGGACTGGTTGCTCCTAGATTGGTAGATAACAAATTAATCGTTGGAGAGTACAAGTAATTGGCTTGTATCACTTGGAGTGCTTGGTGCAGTTGGGCAAATCGGTGTCCGGTTCCTCGGCGCTCAAAATACATATGGACTTGATCTTGTAAACCAAGTGGGGTGGATATAGAACACCCACTGCCGTTGCCTCCTTGATCACAATCAGATGGGGCTCATAGACATTGGGCAGCGAGATCACCCCCACAACGCCATGTGTAACTCCAATGCACTCGATGTCGTCCACAGAGCTGAGATCCCATCCTAAGAAATAGGAAAATAAGTAATTCAAAAACGTATGTActtttataaagtttaattggatttaaattacataataTAAGTAAGTACTTTTCTGCTCCCTCATGATCTTTTTATTTGTCAGTCTTTATTGGGGCATACGCCCCCTGAACAAAACACTTTTTCAAACCAAAATGTTGACTTAGCGAGTGTAAACatctaaaacaaaaagccTTCAGTTTACATATTTACATCTGGGGCGTTGCTTGTAAAACTATTTGCTTTTGGGGTTACAACTGCTCGTTACTGTGCACTGAATTTAGACAGCATATATTACTTTCACCTAAAACAGCAATGTACAATTGTACTTTACGTGCCCCAAATACGTGCATCCTTGGCAATTCCTTTTTATATGGATTAGAGGTTGTGTTGCACAATTTTAGAGATGCTGGAACTCTTTAAAGCTTACAGCTGGGATCACTCTTTTGATCTTATCAATCGTATTACGTATCTTGTTTTTCCATGGCACCGATGGCTATCAAATTGGATACAAAGAGTTGGCCCTCATAAATTGTCAACTTGTCAACTTGTTTTCGGATGGGATTCCACTTTTCATCGTGCGGACAAACGTTTGCCGTGACCTTGGCAAAGATTTATGGGCTCCGGAAGGGTCAACGGTCACACGGCGGATGAGTCATGAAAAACAGAAAGTGTCCCCAAAGACTTTGAACTCCAAGAAGATATATTGTCGGATTCCATAAAATGCGTCAGGTTGCGTGTTAGCAAATTGatccaaatttaattgctgCACAATAAACAAGCAATTAGCGGTTACAGAAACATTGACCGCTCGATGTTTAGTTTATTCGGTTATTAATAGAAAAAGCTGGTTGCcaactaaaagaaaaatgtctGAGTTTATAACCCCTTTTTCAAGTTTATTTGTTGTCAATAATTTAAAGGACAAACGCAATTAATGTAGGtaatttgaaagaaaaaactaatatatctaaccatttttttttaaataatcaaaaataattggttCCAATCCGTAGCGGTTTTAATAGAAGggtatataataatataatataataataattgtatttgGAAAACAAGAACTTATTCGGAAACTTGTTTTAGATGTGAAAAGTATTTATGGAACCTACATATTTCGAAAACAGGAAACTAAATTAGTAAACCGCTGTTCATCAAATAATCTTTCAAGGCTTGCGCCCttgaaatatatgtacatacatacatatgtacatggAACATCGCCCATACACAGACTACGAAAAACTACTCTTTTCAGGAAGTAGCAATTGCTCTTACAAATTCACATGATGCATCATTTATttgaatgaaataaataacaaattcgcCCCCAGATTACTAAGGAAACAGTGCTTATTacgacacacacacaaaggcaGAATAATGATTCATTTAATTCGACTGTTTTGAGACCTGTAATTTACCTGCTTTTATCGAGAACTCTGATGTCCTTCGATGCCACCACAAACTCTTGTCCTGCTTCACGAATATATAGTGCGAGTCCGTCTGAAACACCTCCATTCTTTGTTTCTCACTAATGTATTTGCGACATTATCCGACTAATTTAGAGCtactttttaatgtttacGAAAATTGTGTGACCAGAGCAGTGTTGCCAAATTAGCTATTTTCCCACTAGATCTATCGTGTTTCAATTGCCAAATGCGGGATGAATTGTAAAATAGCGAGTTGCGGGCATTATGGCtattttcccaaaaaattttacgtaacattagttttaaaatcctCTGGcaattttatgtgtttttgcATACATACCACACTTATATACACTATGgtatattttttcgatttttttttttgaatagcaaaaaattaaatccataAATCAAAAGAGCATTCATTTTCATCCATTTAAGGtgtgaaatcaattaaatcgattttaatACCATCACTAAAAAGGTGTATTCATGATTCGATCGCTAAAAATGCTTAAGATtgaattataaacaaaaaatattgataaaatatttagcgTTTTTTACCCTCAAAGGCTAGTTTAGCTATTTTATGACCTAAAGAGTTGGCAACGCTGGACCAGACAGAAAGAAACATCGATGTCAACATCGATGCTGGTATCGAACCGGAGCTGTTTCTGCAGGAATTACTCTTCGAACGCGGATTGGTCACttgaaattttgaaatgtCACAAGGAGCACCCGTTTTCCCAAccgttacatttttaaatcagcATCAGCCAAAGTAATTTTCACTTACAAAGtaaattaacaacagaaattaaCCAATAAGCTTTTTTTATGTACGACTAACTTTGCCATTGGCTTTGGATAATCATAACTATATTTAATGCGCATGTTTATAGTTAAAATGCTtcatttaattgtatttaggTCACATTTCTACTCTTATAAACACATCATttcctttttccatttttagaattaaaaacattatttacattttgttcaTGATTGGTGTAAGATATTGAGTGCATGAAAACAGATGTCAATAAGTTAAACAGAAAGTGTGCAATAAATGGAGTGGAACCCGGCTAAGTTTGCAAGAACTGGAGTGAAAAGTTAAAAGTGGTAAGAAAATATCGTAAGAGGAGTGGAGTGGAACCAGGCTAAGTGGGCAAGAGCTGGAGAGAAAAGTTAACAGTGGTAAGAAAATATCGTTTGTGGTTTTATCGATGTTTGGCGGTCCAACATCGATTTTTTCCGGGACCTATAAATAAGGCCCCAAAGAAATAAGGCTCCAAAATTGgggttttatttcaaaatgaaataagaaataatgccctaaaagtaaaaaaaacaaataaaacatttcccCATATTTGGGGTGCTGttcatttttgaaattttaaaaattaaatttttttcaaagaatGATATAGAAATGTAAAAtgttcttaatttattttaaattatatgaagACTTTTATGGAACTTTCAACAAGTTCACTGCACTAAGGACTCTTATATTGCTTAAAGTAACTAGCAGTTCCCAAAGGTTGCTTTAAGCAGATACTACTTATTTTTACTCAACACTTTGACGAggtaaatactttaaaaattgtaattttaaaaattgctttaaaattagCGACGTAAACGATACTGAGGATTTTTGGTAATCTTTGAATACATTAagaagtattaaaaatatgtaataatgaaaaatcgcacgatatttctttttttgtttttcagtaTCAGGAATGAATCGCTAATTTTGAAGCaatatcttattttaaaaattttttactatttacCTCGCCAAAATActgaatataaataataagcGGCTGCTTAAAGCAACCATTgggaactattttaaattttccatccatgaaaaatatatatacaaaattaaacgtCGTAGtccaacatttttttcacaaaTGACCAATAAATCACCGAGCTCATTTTTAAACAGCAATTTTGGTCATTTGTACAACGATCTGCAAAATGAcaaaatttttcataaaatatgaatttaaaactaaaattctaTTCAAAATCATTGGGCGTATTCAGCAAAACAACTTGATCATTGATCACTGATGGATCAGTAATCAGTGATCAAGTTTGTTCTGCTGAACGCTTATGATACATTACGcattaattatttcatttttgcttgctttgttggttttttatttttgtattgtttatattctgatttttctgtttattcaTATCGATATTTACACCATCGATATAGGTTCGCATATATGTATCATgtttcaaaaaaaagtaaagtacTATTTTTACGCTCCTTTTTTGCTGATCATAATGGAATAATTTTTGCAACATGGTCAGTGGATCATACGCGTTCAGCAGAACTATCGTAAGAAATCCATCAGTGATCAGTGATTATGTTGTTCTGCTGAATACGAccattgttattttttccttttcaaatttttgggGTCTTGTCTCGctctttttttaatcttttttcaCAGAGCTGTTTTCCCATCTCTACTTTGCTTTTTCTCCTCCTCATCGTTTTCCTAACATAAAGTTTAAGCCAACGTTTTCTTAAcagaattgtaattttttttagatgaAAAAACATCGTTGCCCACATCGATAATATCGACTGGTTGGGAACTTGGATTCCAAATTAGCGATTTCCCAGcagaaatgtaaaaaaaaaccttttataaaagaaatctTCAAATGCAACAGAAAGTTTGCGAAACAGCCAAAATCCTGTCT
This genomic window from Drosophila gunungcola strain Sukarami chromosome 3R, Dgunungcola_SK_2, whole genome shotgun sequence contains:
- the LOC128261416 gene encoding phosphatidylinositide phosphatase SAC2 isoform X4 produces the protein MEVFQTDSHYIFVKQDKSLWWHRRTSEFSIKAGWDLSSVDDIECIGVTHGVVGVISLPNVYEPHLIVIKEATAVGVLYPPHLVYKIKSICILSAEEPDTDLPNCTKHSKSNQSTPTHSVSSKNNNASVPSSGGGPSKSTKLFEGMNKTWGVVKSAGNTIKNTTQQAANLATKQVKSSVGIREPKHIERRITEELHKIFDETDSFFFSFDCDITNNLQRHEVKLEGNQSMPDERFFWNMHMIRDLLDLKDKTWILPIIQGFMQVENCVIGNECFTLALVSRRSRHRAGTRYKRRGVDEKGNCANYVETEQILSFRHHQLSFTQVRGSVPIYWSQPGYKYRPPPRLDRGVAETQQAFELHFTKELEIYGRVCIVNLVEQSGKEKTIGDAFVDHVIKFNNELMIYVTFDFHDYCRGMRFENVSALIDAVGPEAGAMGFHWRDQRGMICNQKSVFRVNCMDCLDRTNVVQTAIGKAVLESQLVKLGLSPPYTPIPEQLKSPFMVLWANNGDIISRQYAGTNALKGDYTRTGERKISGMMKDGMNSANRFFIQNFADSFRQCIIDLMQGQLLRAEELQEDEVLDTILQILTPESRPPLRGYYYTGVLGPELQLLESIVTTSYYLARFKDSYRQATIDLMLGNQVSSESLSALGGQAVPDENDGTESAEHAKLLVEDCRRLLLGTAQYPVGAWGLIDADPSSGDANETEVDSILLLSDDCYIVAEYDAQLDKIFRFEKVQLAQVRLIELGMHQQTKIFHGSAPAHLCLRLNYSVEEQEGYFHMFRSANLRFFNNMAYVIKTQEELIESLTSIVEMFRIALDNAGNTDVRYVTGGVLQRRKSKLPSLDVPKGMPRNLSESQLVQFSSKALSNVAGQFSKLGQTFKKSSSTQQQAHPSSLAATINPQVMRQSGGNEIESGEEAEKAVFVLGRKKRNSHSASSTDTDDQDNSLYEPEMDSDVEIGTDKSNYNENTFLPSVGIVMGNQKEESPGSSDEIRQLEQKDSMCKTAENVLTISITSVTDHVGLPTGLLENAPPIRPITPNPLICVQAQEAFDYVEEEAKPLSRHC
- the LOC128261416 gene encoding phosphatidylinositide phosphatase SAC2 isoform X3, which encodes MEVFQTDSHYIFVKQDKSLWWHRRTSEFSIKAGWDLSSVDDIECIGVTHGVVGVISLPNVYEPHLIVIKEATAVGVLYPPHLVYKIKSICILSAEEPDTDLPNCTKHSKSNQSTPTHSVSSKNNNASVPSSGGGPSKSTKLFEGMNKTWGVVKSAGNTIKNTTQQAANLATKQVKSSVGIREPKHIERRITEELHKIFDETDSFFFSFDCDITNNLQRHEVKLEGNQSMPDERFFWNMHMIRDLLDLKDKTWILPIIQGFMQVENCVIGNECFTLALVSRRSRHRAGTRYKRRGVDEKGNCANYVETEQILSFRHHQLSFTQVRGSVPIYWSQPGYKYRPPPRLDRGVAETQQAFELHFTKELEIYGRVCIVNLVEQSGKEKTIGDAFVDHVIKFNNELMIYVTFDFHDYCRGMRFENVSALIDAVGPEAGAMGFHWRDQRGMICNQKSVFRVNCMDCLDRTNVVQTAIGKAVLESQLVKLGLSPPYTPIPEQLKSPFMVLWANNGDIISRQYAGTNALKGDYTRTGERKISGMMKDGMNSANRFFIQNFADSFRQCIIDLMQGQLLRAEELQEDEVLDTILQILTPESRPPLRGYYYTGVLGPELQLLESIVTTSYYLARFKDSYRQATIDLMLGNQVSSESLSALGGQAVPDENDGTESAEHAKLLVEDCRRLLLGTAQYPVGAWGLIDADPSSGDANETEVDSILLLSDDCYIVAEYDAQLDKIFRFEKVQLAQVRLIELGMHQQTKIFHGSAPAHLCLRLNYSVEEQEGYFHMFRSANLRFFNNMAYVIKTQEELIESLTSIVEMFRIALDNAGNTDVRYVTGGVLQRRKSKLPSLDVPKGMPRNLSESQLVQFSSKALSNVAGQFSKLGQTFKKSSSTQQQAHPSSLAATINPQVMRQSGGNEIESGEEAEKAVFVLGRKKRNSHSASSTDTDDQDNSLYEPEMDSDVEIGTDKSNYNENTFLPSVGIVMGNQKEESPGSSDEIRQLEQKDSMCKTAENVLTISITSVTDHVGLPTGLLENAPPIRPITPNPLICVQAQEAFDYVEEEAKPLSSRHC
- the LOC128261416 gene encoding phosphatidylinositide phosphatase SAC2 isoform X1, producing MEVFQTDSHYIFVKQDKSLWWHRRTSEFSIKAGWDLSSVDDIECIGVTHGVVGVISLPNVYEPHLIVIKEATAVGVLYPPHLVYKIKSICILSAEEPDTDLPNCTKHSKSNQSTPTHSVSSKNNNASVPSSGGGPSKSTKLFEGMNKTWGVVKSAGNTIKNTTQQAANLATKQVKSSVGIREPKHIERRITEELHKIFDETDSFFFSFDCDITNNLQRHEVKLEGNQSMPDERFFWNMHMIRDLLDLKDKTWILPIIQGFMQVENCVIGNECFTLALVSRRSRHRAGTRYKRRGVDEKGNCANYVETEQILSFRHHQLSFTQVRGSVPIYWSQPGYKYRPPPRLDRGVAETQQAFELHFTKELEIYGRVCIVNLVEQSGKEKTIGDAFVDHVIKFNNELMIYVTFDFHDYCRGMRFENVSALIDAVGPEAGAMGFHWRDQRGMICNQKSVFRVNCMDCLDRTNVVQTAIGKAVLESQLVKLGLSPPYTPIPEQLKSPFMVLWANNGDIISRQYAGTNALKGDYTRTGERKISGMMKDGMNSANRFFIQNFADSFRQCIIDLMQGQLLRAEELQEDEVLDTILQILTPESRPPLRGYYYTGVLGPELQLLESIVTTSYYLARFKDSYRQATIDLMLGNQVSSESLSALGGQAVPDENDGTESAEHAKLLVEDCRRLLLGTAQYPVGAWGLIDADPSSGDANETEVDSILLLSDDCYIVAEYDAQLDKIFRFEKVQLAQVRLIELGMHQQTKIFHGSAPAHLCLRLNYSVEEQEGYFHMFRSANLRFFNNMAYVIKTQEELIESLTSIVEMFRIALDNAGNTDVRYVTGGVLQRRKSKLPSLDVPKGMPRNLSESQLVQFSSKALSNVAGQFSKLGQTFKKSSSTQQQAHPSSLAATINPQVMRQSGGNEIESGEEAEKAVFVLGRKKRNSHSASSTDTDDQDNSLYEPEMDSDVEIGTDKSNYNENTFLPSVGIVMGNQKEESPGSSDEIRQLEQKDSMCKTAENVLTISITSVTDHVGLPTGLLENAPPIRPITPNPLICVQAQEAFDYVEEEAKPLSSTSARDLILPVDLPTQSEANKLKQLASPLSKLAKNIGLNLDPRKIASKTGVHSPTTLSSENSPPEHSPNSRDHLLELWKAENCKTKLIAL
- the LOC128261416 gene encoding phosphatidylinositide phosphatase SAC2 isoform X2, with the translated sequence MEVFQTDSHYIFVKQDKSLWWHRRTSEFSIKAGWDLSSVDDIECIGVTHGVVGVISLPNVYEPHLIVIKEATAVGVLYPPHLVYKIKSICILSAEEPDTDLPNCTKHSKSNQSTPTHSVSSKNNNASVPSSGGGPSKSTKLFEGMNKTWGVVKSAGNTIKNTTQQAANLATKQVKSSVGIREPKHIERRITEELHKIFDETDSFFFSFDCDITNNLQRHEVKLEGNQSMPDERFFWNMHMIRDLLDLKDKTWILPIIQGFMQVENCVIGNECFTLALVSRRSRHRAGTRYKRRGVDEKGNCANYVETEQILSFRHHQLSFTQVRGSVPIYWSQPGYKYRPPPRLDRGVAETQQAFELHFTKELEIYGRVCIVNLVEQSGKEKTIGDAFVDHVIKFNNELMIYVTFDFHDYCRGMRFENVSALIDAVGPEAGAMGFHWRDQRGMICNQKSVFRVNCMDCLDRTNVVQTAIGKAVLESQLVKLGLSPPYTPIPEQLKSPFMVLWANNGDIISRQYAGTNALKGDYTRTGERKISGMMKDGMNSANRYYLARFKDSYRQATIDLMLGNQVSSESLSALGGQAVPDENDGTESAEHAKLLVEDCRRLLLGTAQYPVGAWGLIDADPSSGDANETEVDSILLLSDDCYIVAEYDAQLDKIFRFEKVQLAQVRLIELGMHQQTKIFHGSAPAHLCLRLNYSVEEQEGYFHMFRSANLRFFNNMAYVIKTQEELIESLTSIVEMFRIALDNAGNTDVRYVTGGVLQRRKSKLPSLDVPKGMPRNLSESQLVQFSSKALSNVAGQFSKLGQTFKKSSSTQQQAHPSSLAATINPQVMRQSGGNEIESGEEAEKAVFVLGRKKRNSHSASSTDTDDQDNSLYEPEMDSDVEIGTDKSNYNENTFLPSVGIVMGNQKEESPGSSDEIRQLEQKDSMCKTAENVLTISITSVTDHVGLPTGLLENAPPIRPITPNPLICVQAQEAFDYVEEEAKPLSSTSARDLILPVDLPTQSEANKLKQLASPLSKLAKNIGLNLDPRKIASKTGVHSPTTLSSENSPPEHSPNSRDHLLELWKAENCKTKLIAL
- the LOC128261416 gene encoding phosphatidylinositide phosphatase SAC2 isoform X5; protein product: MEVFQTDSHYIFVKQDKSLWWHRRTSEFSIKAGWDLSSVDDIECIGVTHGVVGVISLPNVYEPHLIVIKEATAVGVLYPPHLVYKIKSICILSAEEPDTDLPNCTKHSKSNQSTPTHSVSSKNNNASVPSSGGGPSKSTKLFEGMNKTWGVVKSAGNTIKNTTQQAANLATKQVKSSVGIREPKHIERRITEELHKIFDETDSFFFSFDCDITNNLQRHEVKLEGNQSMPDERFFWNMHMIRDLLDLKDKTWILPIIQGFMQVENCVIGNECFTLALVSRRSRHRAGTRYKRRGVDEKGNCANYVETEQILSFRHHQLSFTQVRGSVPIYWSQPGYKYRPPPRLDRGVAETQQAFELHFTKELEIYGRVCIVNLVEQSGKEKTIGDAFVDHVIKFNNELMIYVTFDFHDYCRGMRFENVSALIDAVGPEAGAMGFHWRDQRGMICNQKSVFRVNCMDCLDRTNVVQTAIGKAVLESQLVKLGLSPPYTPIPEQLKSPFMVLWANNGDIISRQYAGTNALKGDYTRTGERKISGMMKDGMNSANRFFIQNFADSFRQCIIDLMQGQLLRAEELQEDEVLDTILQILTPESRPPLRGYYYTGVLGPELQLLESIVTTRCAALRESQDDVDGQEKQKFLVASLVIYPLIIISQKLLFGAL